One region of Limnospira fusiformis SAG 85.79 genomic DNA includes:
- a CDS encoding CHAT domain-containing protein, protein MAPLQDLFPKGVAYAPNCQVLQQAQNRQRPHFNQLFAIQNPTEDLQFTDMEVEAIQSLFHPHQVLKHDEAEKAAIDAETLKNAHCVHFSCHGYFNFEDALKSALILAKSEFTPPPPTDDPSRYLPLKDNKLLDLQKCLTLEDILRLDLTNCRLVTLSACETGITDLTSTSDEYIGLPSGFIFAGSPNVVSTLWAVADISTAIFMIQFYQTLQQQPELSVVLALQQTQKWLREATVQDLLDWIDSCAVISEERRGQMKFTLQWGKTAESKPFSSPYFWAAFCAIGQIN, encoded by the coding sequence ATTGCGCCCCTCCAAGACCTCTTCCCCAAGGGAGTCGCATACGCCCCCAACTGCCAAGTTCTGCAACAAGCCCAAAATCGGCAACGCCCGCACTTTAACCAACTCTTCGCTATCCAAAACCCCACCGAAGACCTCCAATTCACGGATATGGAAGTGGAAGCCATCCAATCCCTGTTTCACCCCCACCAAGTCCTCAAACATGACGAAGCCGAAAAAGCCGCCATTGATGCCGAAACCCTGAAAAATGCCCACTGTGTCCACTTCTCCTGTCACGGCTACTTCAACTTTGAAGATGCCCTCAAATCCGCCCTCATCCTGGCTAAAAGCGAATTTACGCCCCCTCCCCCAACGGATGACCCCAGCCGCTATCTGCCTCTAAAAGACAACAAACTGCTGGACCTGCAAAAATGTCTGACTTTAGAGGATATCTTACGCCTTGACCTGACCAACTGCCGTCTCGTCACCCTCTCCGCCTGCGAAACGGGTATCACGGACCTCACCTCCACCAGTGATGAATATATCGGTTTACCCAGTGGCTTCATTTTCGCGGGTTCTCCCAATGTGGTGAGTACCCTTTGGGCGGTAGCGGATATCTCTACGGCGATTTTTATGATTCAGTTTTATCAAACTCTCCAGCAGCAACCGGAACTGTCGGTGGTTCTGGCGTTGCAGCAGACTCAGAAATGGTTGCGGGAAGCGACGGTGCAAGATTTGTTAGACTGGATTGATAGCTGTGCCGTGATTAGTGAGGAACGGCGAGGGCAAATGAAATTTACCTTACAATGGGGGAAGACCGCCGAAAGTAAGCCCTTTTCATCTCCTTACTTCTGGGCTGCATTTTGCGCCATTGGACAGATAAATTGA
- a CDS encoding P-loop ATPase, Sll1717 family, whose protein sequence is MNPSKLREELKHKFSHNFQLDVGDGGFVLLTVIAEKFNGKSRAERLQEVEPLIKKADLSVGIIELYTPDEAVEQGIALSDTNNDIPTSWQKAVDMLASGKTFSEKDSHRIKRVVFYSYKGGVGRTTALIQTAFQLMRSGKRVVIVDMDVEAPGLHTLLPPQKVTLKLGLVDYLWERQTCFLNEVHQPQVELGGEEGIIYSVTDSHSKRPLFVVPAGNIGRRYVQRLSLLTTTHLFDKADDPWLQFEQELWEQFQPDIMLIDARTGLNEWGGFTLLGLADDIFIVLYPSEQNAEGVRFVKNTLNELSHADVKLVLSPVPEGIIGANLVENIKDSLELTNDQQKELFQIPYHPNIAGVTQFPVETALPYYAPIANYLLEKSSVLETDALINPSNRLSLLRSLSFSERDAASILDNDFDKIFQKTTDFERCLDDAVWVIRGRKGTGKSTLYTLFTQHRENAEKYARGRLENITILSGHGNSDQFRPTGDVFAQIHQKLDEHQKDWLSLWRAYAVIRIYRSVPEFLEILKQDKFKGLRSRLKYNFSLDRYNIWEAKHTDKLVEFVTDDDLNSCCRDALSYYDRSLGKVAQKIWLLYDDLDQDIQENSPYQQAALGGFMRLIYDFNNQGLYHIRFKVFLREDIWSNLIFTNKSHFGEARTLLLQWGKIDFLRLAYRLAIGGSIDFKMLSNRVRPLTDNEIDEASEDALRQALGPLWGLKVQKGKNAYVSQWVYSRLTDASNNTYPRSLNILLKKAREVELAAPTKNVASNRLLGWKSLTEGLEAASQERCDAIKNEYPEFLAFFERMNKLSSLFNVEELEPLWRDSVATQSNWSFENFLKRLQQIGLIAERRNKKRYGYAVADLYVYGFGVKRRQGQRK, encoded by the coding sequence ATGAATCCCTCAAAACTGCGTGAGGAACTGAAGCATAAATTCTCCCATAATTTTCAACTGGATGTTGGAGATGGTGGTTTTGTTTTGTTAACCGTTATTGCCGAAAAGTTTAATGGAAAGAGTAGGGCAGAGCGATTACAAGAGGTTGAACCATTAATTAAAAAAGCTGATTTATCCGTTGGCATCATTGAGTTATATACTCCTGATGAAGCAGTCGAGCAAGGGATAGCACTATCAGATACAAACAATGATATTCCGACATCATGGCAAAAAGCTGTGGATATGTTAGCATCGGGCAAAACTTTTTCCGAAAAAGACAGTCATCGGATCAAGCGTGTCGTATTTTATTCTTACAAGGGGGGGGTCGGTAGAACTACCGCATTAATCCAAACTGCTTTTCAGTTAATGCGTTCTGGCAAGCGAGTTGTTATTGTTGATATGGATGTTGAGGCACCGGGATTACATACTTTACTCCCTCCTCAAAAAGTCACTTTAAAACTAGGTTTAGTCGATTATTTATGGGAACGCCAAACTTGTTTTTTAAATGAAGTTCATCAACCTCAAGTTGAGTTGGGGGGCGAGGAAGGCATTATCTATAGCGTCACCGATTCACATTCTAAACGTCCTTTATTTGTTGTACCTGCGGGAAATATTGGGCGTAGATATGTGCAACGATTATCACTGTTGACGACTACACACCTTTTTGATAAGGCTGATGATCCATGGTTGCAGTTTGAGCAGGAACTTTGGGAGCAGTTTCAACCTGATATCATGCTGATTGATGCACGAACAGGCCTCAATGAATGGGGCGGTTTCACCTTGTTAGGGCTGGCAGATGATATTTTTATCGTCTTATATCCTAGTGAACAAAATGCTGAAGGTGTTCGTTTTGTGAAAAACACTTTAAATGAACTGAGTCATGCTGATGTCAAATTAGTGTTATCCCCTGTTCCTGAAGGTATCATTGGCGCTAATTTAGTTGAAAATATAAAAGACTCTTTAGAGTTAACTAATGATCAGCAAAAAGAACTGTTCCAAATTCCTTATCATCCTAATATCGCGGGTGTAACTCAGTTTCCGGTTGAGACTGCTTTGCCTTACTACGCTCCCATTGCAAATTATTTACTCGAAAAAAGTAGTGTATTAGAAACTGACGCACTAATTAATCCATCTAACCGTTTAAGTTTACTTAGATCTTTATCCTTTTCAGAACGTGATGCTGCTAGTATTTTAGACAATGATTTTGATAAAATTTTTCAAAAGACAACTGATTTTGAGCGTTGCTTGGACGATGCTGTTTGGGTAATTCGGGGGCGGAAAGGTACAGGTAAGTCAACGCTATACACCTTATTTACTCAGCATCGTGAAAATGCTGAAAAGTATGCACGGGGTCGGCTAGAAAATATAACCATATTGTCAGGCCACGGCAATAGTGACCAATTTAGACCCACAGGTGATGTTTTTGCTCAAATTCACCAAAAGCTTGATGAACATCAAAAAGATTGGTTATCCTTATGGCGGGCTTATGCTGTTATTCGGATTTATCGTTCAGTTCCTGAATTCCTTGAAATATTGAAGCAGGATAAATTTAAAGGTTTGCGGTCTCGATTAAAATATAACTTTTCCCTAGATAGGTACAATATTTGGGAAGCAAAACATACTGATAAACTGGTTGAATTTGTCACGGATGACGATTTAAATTCCTGTTGCCGAGATGCTTTGAGTTATTACGATCGCTCCTTGGGTAAAGTTGCACAAAAAATCTGGTTACTTTATGATGATTTAGATCAGGATATTCAAGAAAATAGTCCTTACCAACAAGCCGCATTGGGCGGGTTTATGCGTCTAATTTACGATTTCAATAATCAAGGTTTATATCATATTCGTTTTAAAGTATTTTTGCGAGAGGATATCTGGAGTAATTTGATTTTCACCAATAAAAGTCATTTTGGTGAAGCACGTACTTTACTATTGCAGTGGGGAAAAATTGATTTTTTGCGTTTAGCCTATCGTTTAGCAATTGGGGGGTCTATCGATTTCAAAATGCTTTCTAACCGTGTTCGGCCCCTAACGGATAATGAGATTGATGAAGCCAGTGAAGATGCTTTACGTCAAGCATTGGGGCCGTTATGGGGTTTGAAGGTTCAAAAGGGCAAAAATGCTTATGTGTCTCAATGGGTGTATTCCCGGTTAACTGATGCCAGTAACAACACTTATCCGCGTTCTTTAAATATTTTACTGAAGAAAGCCAGAGAGGTAGAGTTAGCCGCACCAACCAAAAATGTAGCGAGTAATCGTTTATTAGGTTGGAAGTCTTTAACTGAGGGTTTGGAGGCTGCTTCTCAAGAACGGTGTGATGCGATCAAAAATGAATATCCAGAATTCTTAGCATTTTTTGAGCGTATGAATAAATTAAGTTCTTTGTTTAATGTGGAAGAGTTAGAGCCTTTATGGCGGGATAGTGTTGCTACTCAATCTAATTGGTCTTTTGAAAATTTCTTAAAAAGATTGCAGCAAATTGGTTTGATAGCTGAAAGAAGGAATAAAAAGCGTTATGGCTATGCTGTGGCTGATTTATACGTTTATGGGTTTGGCGTTAAGCGGAGGCAGGGGCAGCGAAAATAG
- a CDS encoding type II toxin-antitoxin system RelE/ParE family toxin: protein MEFQVRLSRQAEIEIEAAYQWFKERTPDYADQWFRDLMNRMATLQKQPRRCALAIENDVFPEEIRQLLYGKKQPNIYRILFVIRDDVVYVLHVRHCRQPPLTAEDGDNQV, encoded by the coding sequence ATGGAATTTCAAGTTAGGCTGAGTCGTCAAGCAGAAATTGAAATTGAAGCAGCCTACCAATGGTTCAAAGAACGAACCCCTGACTATGCTGATCAGTGGTTTCGCGATTTGATGAATAGAATGGCGACCCTACAAAAACAGCCCCGGCGCTGCGCTTTGGCTATAGAAAATGATGTTTTTCCTGAAGAAATTAGGCAACTTCTCTACGGTAAAAAACAGCCAAATATTTATCGTATTCTGTTTGTGATTCGAGATGATGTGGTTTATGTGCTTCATGTCCGCCATTGTAGACAACCCCCATTAACTGCTGAAGATGGCGATAACCAAGTATAA
- a CDS encoding type II toxin-antitoxin system Phd/YefM family antitoxin produces MINLSGDIHSLSDFQRHTSEFIAQMKETGKPIVLTVNGKAELVVQDAVSYQKLLDMMEYLETLAAIKQGLADVNADRTSSLAEFQQKMQEKYGISS; encoded by the coding sequence ATGATTAACCTAAGTGGTGATATTCATTCCCTTTCCGACTTCCAGCGCCATACATCTGAATTTATAGCACAGATGAAAGAAACTGGGAAACCTATTGTCTTGACTGTAAACGGGAAAGCTGAATTAGTCGTCCAAGATGCTGTATCCTACCAAAAATTGTTAGACATGATGGAATATTTGGAAACACTTGCGGCGATTAAACAAGGATTAGCTGATGTCAACGCCGATCGCACTTCTTCTCTAGCAGAATTTCAACAGAAAATGCAGGAAAAATATGGAATTTCAAGTTAG
- a CDS encoding TMEM165/GDT1 family protein — protein sequence MDLQLLGLSFITVFLSELGDKSQVAAIALSGTTKSPKAIFFGTASALVLASLIGVLVGQGVAEILPTQWVKMAAAIGFAIMGTRLLWNSSKPTED from the coding sequence ATGGATTTACAACTGTTAGGACTGAGTTTTATTACGGTATTTTTATCGGAGTTGGGAGATAAAAGCCAAGTAGCAGCGATCGCCCTAAGTGGTACGACCAAATCCCCTAAAGCCATCTTTTTTGGGACAGCATCAGCCCTAGTCCTGGCTAGTCTGATAGGGGTGTTGGTAGGTCAGGGTGTGGCGGAAATTTTACCGACTCAATGGGTGAAAATGGCGGCGGCGATCGGCTTTGCAATTATGGGAACTCGCCTATTATGGAATAGTAGCAAACCCACCGAAGATTAA
- a CDS encoding TMEM165/GDT1 family protein produces the protein MDSSPNQSNSLPVSPNFQEQPLNETTIIDPARLPGDSSTQPDMVSGAAESIKVWAIFTSTFFTIFLAEMGDKTQITTLLITAESHNPWVVFLGAGSALITTSLLGVLLGQWLARHIQPQTLERAAGLTLLVISAIIFWEVFH, from the coding sequence GTGGATTCTTCCCCAAATCAGTCTAATAGCCTTCCTGTGAGTCCTAACTTTCAGGAACAACCGTTAAATGAAACTACCATAATTGACCCCGCGCGCCTCCCAGGTGACTCTTCCACACAGCCAGATATGGTTTCGGGTGCGGCTGAATCTATCAAAGTTTGGGCGATTTTTACTTCGACATTTTTCACCATCTTTCTGGCGGAAATGGGGGATAAAACCCAGATTACTACCTTATTAATTACGGCGGAATCTCATAATCCTTGGGTGGTGTTTTTGGGCGCGGGAAGCGCTTTAATTACCACCAGTTTATTGGGGGTTTTGCTAGGTCAATGGTTGGCGCGTCATATTCAACCCCAAACTTTAGAACGGGCGGCGGGATTGACTTTGTTAGTGATTTCTGCTATCATATTCTGGGAGGTTTTCCACTAA
- a CDS encoding YkgJ family cysteine cluster protein — protein MATWLCVKQCGACCHLDPTERPELDQYLGTEELKLYLSLVGSDGWCIHFNHDTRECSIYSDRPRFCRVQADVFEDLYGIEPDQLNDFAIDCCQQQIIGVYGEDSPEMERFNQAVGWDE, from the coding sequence GTGGCAACCTGGCTTTGTGTTAAACAGTGTGGCGCTTGCTGTCATCTTGACCCGACAGAACGCCCGGAATTAGACCAATATCTGGGAACGGAGGAACTCAAACTTTATCTCAGCTTGGTGGGTTCTGATGGTTGGTGCATCCATTTCAATCATGATACCCGTGAATGTAGTATCTACAGCGATCGCCCTCGGTTTTGTCGAGTCCAGGCTGATGTCTTTGAAGACCTCTATGGTATTGAACCAGACCAGTTAAATGATTTTGCGATCGATTGCTGTCAGCAACAGATTATCGGGGTTTATGGGGAGGACTCCCCAGAAATGGAGCGGTTTAACCAGGCTGTTGGTTGGGACGAATAA
- a CDS encoding Ycf66 family protein: MLAYILAIAVGLGSFTLYMAAFFFPEVHRKSDFIWSGVGFFYALILWVCAARFTGAILLGQTASVALLGWLGWQTLLLRREVTPPHLQTPLPDPVKQKVSGLFSSRSVKKSTTPKPSSKKAKKASQPPTPAATPVTPEEVKPVAEPVAEPVAEPVAEPVAEPVATTEEAEAPAEPSPVVADSEAVAPVVEPETITEEPELAVSQPEVVEVVPEAATTAPAETPTTEEVSETASETVSETVSETVSEEVSKAEETPTEEVKETPEVSKPDRVESAKVPEDKPSEAKKSKGLGSLLGRLKGIFGDRKKKEPAKTEAPDTSLDNPKAPEKQADASDWDDNDDSWETEADNASPSEAEKTNSPDTAEAGQVSTPDIDSEHSGAAADPVSTGEPRDEEATDSNIKADATDVETVPTPEPTDEEATDSNIKAEAEPSAIETSETGEQKDTKEAETAVSEVADSEEVKTDSAEKADSETIMATPEPETSDKIESEKSSTETEEQKGSSSESQSDSVVAEEEDEEEDEEEDDKTPRALKRPRKPKRKR; encoded by the coding sequence ATGCTGGCATACATCCTAGCGATCGCAGTTGGCTTAGGGAGCTTTACCCTATACATGGCTGCCTTCTTCTTTCCAGAGGTTCATCGCAAAAGTGACTTTATCTGGAGTGGTGTGGGTTTCTTCTACGCCCTAATTCTATGGGTGTGTGCAGCACGCTTCACCGGGGCAATTCTTTTGGGTCAAACTGCTAGTGTCGCCTTGTTGGGTTGGTTAGGTTGGCAGACCCTGTTATTGCGCCGGGAAGTCACGCCACCTCATTTACAAACCCCCCTCCCAGACCCCGTAAAACAGAAGGTCTCAGGCTTATTTAGCAGCCGTAGCGTTAAAAAATCTACCACCCCTAAACCATCATCTAAAAAGGCTAAAAAGGCTTCTCAACCCCCAACCCCCGCCGCCACTCCGGTGACACCAGAAGAAGTAAAACCTGTGGCGGAACCTGTGGCGGAACCTGTGGCGGAACCTGTGGCGGAACCTGTGGCGGAACCTGTAGCTACTACAGAAGAAGCAGAAGCGCCAGCAGAACCATCCCCTGTGGTGGCGGACAGTGAAGCGGTTGCGCCAGTAGTTGAACCAGAAACTATCACGGAGGAACCAGAATTAGCGGTTTCTCAGCCAGAAGTTGTGGAAGTTGTACCCGAAGCCGCGACAACAGCGCCAGCGGAAACCCCCACGACTGAGGAAGTATCGGAGACAGCATCCGAGACAGTATCCGAGACAGTATCGGAGACAGTATCCGAGGAAGTATCGAAGGCGGAGGAAACCCCCACGGAGGAGGTGAAAGAAACTCCAGAGGTCAGCAAACCTGATCGGGTAGAATCTGCTAAAGTGCCAGAAGATAAACCTAGTGAAGCGAAGAAATCCAAAGGATTAGGTAGCTTGTTGGGTCGTTTAAAAGGTATATTTGGCGATCGCAAAAAGAAAGAACCCGCCAAAACTGAAGCGCCGGATACTTCTCTGGACAACCCGAAAGCTCCAGAAAAACAAGCGGATGCTTCTGATTGGGATGATAATGATGATAGTTGGGAAACCGAGGCTGATAATGCTTCCCCCTCTGAGGCGGAAAAAACTAACTCCCCCGATACAGCAGAAGCTGGTCAAGTTTCAACCCCAGATATAGACTCTGAGCATAGTGGTGCTGCTGCTGACCCAGTTTCAACGGGAGAACCGAGAGATGAGGAGGCTACAGATAGTAATATCAAAGCTGATGCTACTGATGTGGAGACTGTCCCCACCCCAGAACCTACAGATGAGGAGGCTACAGATAGTAATATCAAAGCTGAGGCGGAACCTAGCGCTATAGAGACATCAGAAACGGGGGAACAGAAAGACACCAAAGAAGCTGAAACGGCTGTTTCTGAAGTAGCGGACTCTGAGGAGGTAAAAACAGATTCTGCGGAAAAGGCGGACTCCGAGACAATCATGGCGACTCCAGAACCTGAAACCTCAGATAAGATAGAATCTGAGAAGTCGTCAACAGAGACAGAGGAGCAGAAGGGAAGTTCATCTGAATCTCAATCTGATTCTGTTGTTGCGGAAGAGGAGGACGAGGAGGAGGACGAGGAGGAGGACGACAAAACCCCCCGCGCCTTGAAACGTCCCAGAAAGCCTAAACGCAAGAGATAA
- a CDS encoding EAL domain-containing protein — MRRSAALKTDLSNRSKVICLPGGDLDGCGDRIHQINRLKKTRSAQRFGLYTQEAISLNSGESKRYCEILIRFIDEPEQVVPASWLVPIITQGYRLAEKIDRWVIETVLDLLSETSPENREKYRFAINISSRTLYDYRQWRKLEREILKRDLTPDLFCWEIAESTILANPQKAADAIANLQIQGYYVTVDQVGGRYSSLDYLNYVTVDYLKIADDLVKDIAQDLGDRSIVQIIQLVAQSLAIETIANGVETSPAFETLRDLEIDYAQGYYLTQPHPLAAKFLG, encoded by the coding sequence ATGAGAAGGTCTGCGGCATTAAAAACTGATTTAAGTAATCGGTCTAAAGTTATTTGTTTACCTGGTGGCGATCTGGACGGCTGTGGCGATCGCATTCACCAGATTAACCGCCTGAAAAAGACTCGATCAGCACAGCGGTTTGGTCTGTATACTCAAGAAGCAATCTCCCTAAACAGTGGGGAGTCGAAGCGATACTGTGAAATTCTAATCCGCTTCATTGATGAACCAGAGCAAGTGGTTCCAGCTTCGTGGCTTGTACCAATAATAACCCAAGGCTATAGATTAGCTGAAAAAATAGACCGCTGGGTAATTGAAACAGTATTAGATTTGTTGTCGGAAACTAGCCCCGAAAATCGGGAAAAATATCGTTTCGCTATTAACATATCGAGTCGGACTCTATATGATTACCGACAGTGGCGAAAATTAGAGCGAGAAATACTTAAACGAGACCTGACACCGGATCTATTCTGCTGGGAAATTGCGGAATCAACTATTCTAGCTAACCCTCAAAAGGCGGCGGATGCGATCGCTAACCTGCAAATTCAGGGCTATTATGTTACAGTAGATCAGGTCGGTGGTCGGTATTCCTCATTGGACTATCTTAACTATGTCACCGTTGACTATCTGAAAATAGCCGATGACTTGGTGAAAGATATCGCGCAGGACTTAGGCGATCGCTCAATTGTCCAAATAATTCAGTTGGTGGCGCAGTCTTTAGCTATTGAGACCATAGCCAACGGGGTAGAAACTTCCCCAGCCTTTGAAACCCTCCGAGACCTGGAAATAGATTATGCTCAGGGATATTATCTGACTCAACCTCACCCCCTAGCCGCCAAATTTTTGGGGTGA
- a CDS encoding M48 family metallopeptidase: MFKNYLPQLRKNTRRLLYPMLSVTVVCGILLSSISATQAISIPELIFRGIQVIQLSTISDRQEVNIGKQINDQMVGREFRLHRNRDLTMYVNQIGQRLAQTSDRPNIPYTFQVVDDSRINAFATMGGFVYIHTGLINAADNEAQLASVIAHEIGHIVGRHAIQQMREMAIAQGVASAAGLDTNRAVQIGVELALRRPNSRSAEFEADELGIINLGRAGYAQQAALDFMTKLLSSSSPPTFLSTHPATRDRIEAMRRHIDPQLAGQNGGMNNERYRQIVTQLLS; this comes from the coding sequence ATGTTTAAAAACTACCTGCCACAACTCCGAAAAAATACCCGTCGCTTGCTGTATCCAATGCTATCAGTAACGGTGGTCTGTGGGATTTTATTAAGTTCTATATCCGCTACCCAAGCGATTTCTATCCCGGAGTTGATTTTTAGAGGAATTCAAGTTATCCAGCTTTCTACTATTTCCGATCGCCAAGAAGTCAATATTGGTAAACAGATCAATGATCAGATGGTAGGTCGCGAGTTTCGTTTGCATCGTAACCGCGATTTAACTATGTATGTTAACCAAATTGGTCAGCGACTGGCACAAACTAGCGATCGCCCTAATATTCCCTATACTTTCCAAGTAGTTGATGATTCCCGGATTAATGCTTTTGCTACTATGGGGGGATTTGTTTATATCCATACAGGTTTAATTAACGCCGCCGATAATGAAGCACAACTGGCTAGTGTAATTGCTCATGAAATTGGGCATATTGTCGGTCGTCATGCTATTCAACAAATGCGAGAAATGGCGATCGCTCAAGGTGTGGCTTCGGCGGCTGGACTTGATACTAATAGGGCGGTACAAATTGGGGTAGAATTAGCCCTAAGACGGCCGAATAGTCGCAGTGCAGAATTTGAAGCAGATGAACTGGGAATCATTAATTTGGGTAGGGCTGGATATGCTCAACAAGCAGCTCTAGACTTTATGACCAAACTTCTAAGTAGCAGTTCTCCTCCCACATTTTTAAGCACTCACCCCGCCACCCGCGATCGCATTGAAGCCATGAGACGGCATATTGATCCACAACTAGCAGGACAAAACGGAGGGATGAATAATGAAAGATACAGACAAATAGTCACACAACTGCTATCTTAG